The sequence TTTTCTCCAAAATCCGAAATTACTTATTTTCGAACCAtttccaaaaaataaaaacaactaacaaacaaaaacaacaaaaacaatatatattttaattatatgTCATCCTTGAAAATTTCTGTAAAACCCAAATAATtcaagtaaaacaaaatattaatctcaaataaatgaaacctTATTCGAATTAAATAACGTTAATGTGAAATACAAGTATGGATTCATCGAAAAATTAAACATAAatggttaaaattagtttgtaactgcGAAAAATACAGCCAGAATAagaataatacttttggccATAACGTCTTGCCATACCCTACCAGTCTTATCTATAGTAGTAAGTGCCGGGAGCTGAAAACATGGCATAATGTTAGAAAAGAGGATATTGATGACATATCAAACAATACTGTGAACAAATGCAACTCACGGcaaattataaaacaaatattcgAATTTTAAGATATGCAAACCTTTCTATACCAACCTGTGCATGATGTCTATCAACTATGTGTATTATTATGTTTCTTATACAGGTCTTACTGGAATGAGTAATATGAATTATAGCCTACAAGTCAAAGCCCCAGCACATCAGAATCTCGAGGACAGTCTAATGACACTGATAAAGCCCATTCCTGATACAAATACAACGAATTGTGAATAGGGAGTGAAGAAAGCCATTTATATCACGGCGTTCAAACCATCATCAAACAGAGAAGCAGGACGACACTTACTTCCAGGCATCCGTGACCCTTCTAAATAGTGAGTCAATCTGTTAACAAAGACTGTTGCGTGTTGTCAACAATTTGAAGTACCAATTTCCGTTAGTTTTAGGAGCAAACGTCTCCCTTTATATTTTACCAGTACATGGTGGTGAAATTTCAACTGAAGAATTATAAACTACAAGGgtatgaataaaaatatgaaagtcAAGAAGATATTGCTGCAACTTTTTGTTTTGCTATGGGTCATCGTCATCGCATATTGGATAAGTGTACGTTCTTGTGATGGAACAAACACACAGTACAATAGCGATCGGTTCCCAATGTTAAAAGAGTCGATGTACAACGAAAAAGGCATGAGCCAGGTAACGACGCAGAAATACGGCACACGAAATATCAGTCAAAGAGGTGTAAATGTTATAATCGTCGCTGGAATGCGTACTGGTTCTTCTTTTGTGGGAGACTTCTTTCGTTCGAATCCAAACATTTTCTATTTATTCGAACCTTTATTAGGTTTCAAAGACATCGGAATATGGCCTCGTATTTCTGTGGACGGAGTGAACACGTTGGCCATGATGTATAACTGTGACTTCAGTGGCTATGCTAAACATTGGAACACATATTTCAATTGGCTCTTGCCAAAGTCGTTCGAACAGTACTGCCACCCTTTAGGCTATAGCAATGCTGGAAGTTGTTGTAAAAAGGCACAACACAGGGCTGCTAAAATAATTCGTCTGCTGGATGTCAGAGATCTTATTCCGTTAATGGAAAGTCCTGATATAAACCTAAAAGTCATCAACGTGGTCCGTGATCCAAGAGCAATGATGTCATCGTTGATGCCGATTTACTTCGCCAATTGGGGTAATGCCAGAAAACAGAATAACAAGATACGAGATGTTGGTGACCTAAACGAGTACCTAACTGATATCTTGAAACAGTACTGTGAACAGATGCacagaaattatattttactaAATGCAAACACTTCATTGACACATGCTTGGAAAGAAAACTTTATAGTATTGCGCTTCGAAGATATTGTCCTGAATCCGAAGAAGTATACTGATATCATGTACTCTCATGTTGGAATCGATATTGACAAAAAAGTGTATGAATGGATCGACAATAACACAAATGCCACAGAGCACGAACATGGTGGTTTTGGAACAGCAAAGAAATCGTCAGCTGTGATCAACGATTGGCAGAATCgaatgacctttaaccttgtgAAGAAGATCCAGAATTATGCTGTGTGTCGGGAATATATGAATCAACTTCAGTACAAGTTCATTgagaatgtatatatgttaaaGAATGGAAACATTCGTTTACCGAAAATCAAAAAATGGTAAAAACCCTTTAATGACTTCATAATTCGTGGATGTGAGAATCaaatcgttttgttttattttgatgtatttgttttatattagcTTAATATCGTTCTGGGGTTAAAATTGTCCATAATGTACGGAATCTTCAGTAATAattggggaggggggaggggatCAGACCTAGGGTGTTCCGTAAAGTATGATGTTTCCCGTCTTGCTAAAAGGTAACCCCTCAATTTCCTACCTCTAAAACGTGACCCTCCCCttgttgaaataatttcaaaatattgttttaaaaggGCTGTCAGACATGAAAGAGAATGCTAGTCCAGAATCAATTGCTTAAAGTCTCCCtcgcaagcttcaaatttcatatagtttcatataattaatctTCTAATTAGAGGGTGAATGATTTATAAAAGCtttagctcagaattttgcattccaaaaATGTGTGTAGGAACAGAAATCTAATTAAGGGAGGCATTccgtttaaatctggttaattgatgaaatatttatctGGTTAATTGATCACGATGAAAGACAGTCAGCCTTTATAACAGGACGTTATCTAGGAAACTGTATTAGAGTCACTCAAGATATCATTAACTATACAAAATTAGGACGTGCCCTTATGGTAATAGACAAGGACAGTGTAGAATTGGCGTTTATCTCTAAATATTTGACTACATTTAACTTTGGTACACCCCTTGTTAATTTAGTTCACACTTTTTACAATATTCTTAGTAGTTTATTAGGTGGTGAAGTAGTGAATCCTTTGTCATCAGCTCTGTTCATTCTTTGTTTAAAATTTCGGTTTCAATAGATAGCTTAAAATGATCAAGGGTATCCAGATTTTGGGTGAGAAGGTTAGTAATTCTGCTTTTGGTTTATGACATTCTTCCTGGCAGATGGGAAATCTGTACTAAACCTCCTTTCTCTCCTCATGAGTGTTCAATTTTACTTCTATATCTGGTCTCTTTTTAACTCACTATAAAACAGAagcaatgtgattgggcaaatgGCGACATAGACTAGAGGAGCCATTTGGTATATCAGCTGGCCACAATCTCCACAACCTCCTCTAAACATCGTAGGAATATTTTTCTCTTACAACTCAGAGCGTGCCTATTCTGAAAACTTTTCTGGTCGAGTTAATCATAGGTCAATGCAACATTGCTCAACCTTTGGAACTCTAGAGGGCTCACTTTGATGCAAATTATCAAAGCACTCATTATTCCAAAGTGTATCTATATATTTAACCTTATTCAGATCAAGACTACAAGAAAAGCGACATAAAGCATTAATGGATATATTCGCCGATTTATATGGACCTGTCCAGACAGCACTGGcagtgatttaaaaaaaattaagggTGGAGGTTTTGATATGATAGACGCGTTTGCTTTGCATAAAGTTTTCAGAATTTCTCGGAGATACTTTTCAGGTGAAGCCGCACACCCATGGAAGTTAATTGCATGTTTCTTCATGAAACATATTGATGGACAATTTAATTTACGTTGTAActatagggttggtgtattacTGATTGTACATGTCTTACCAAGCTTTTACAAAGAAATGCTAGAATGTGGGAGTGAAATGACTTGGGATAATTCAGAAATTCCTGTTATCAAAAATGTTCTTTGACTATTTGTTTGCCCGCCTAGCCAGAAATGTTCTCTTTGCAAGATATAGCATTGGCGTTTGAGTACTGTTGCTAATGGCATAATGACAGGAGTTGACTATAATCATGGGTTttcacaatctgattaaactctgatgtggtgaaagcggctagatgacTTTAATTACCtttatttccatcgttttgtatcgtttgttttgttctgattTTCAATGACTAAGCAATGgtagtcaccccccccccctcgaatAATTTTGATGATAGATATTGACATGTACGcatgggttttttttgtatgtgttcCATAATTATGAACAAACTCATAtgttttatgcaaataacattTCACAAGGCAACTCATATTATAATGACCCTTCAAACTAACCATATGACACATATTTATAATAACAAGGAAATGCAATCTAAATACACCATTCAGTCGTGTACTGTTGGCTGAGGGCATAACATAAAAATAGTGAGTTATTCAGACTTTTGCATATGTATAATCCATATTTGTTTTCTATATACGGCCTTTATCtataatttacaataatacCATCGATCAAGATAGGGTACTTGTATGAGTGTGTTGATCAttgttatcatatacctataatCACGTCCCAATAAATTACTATGGAGAAATCACGAGCTCTACCCGGgcagtaattttccatatcacggACCGACACACTTTACCCAAATAAAGTCAGGTGCTGGAATTTTGACAACTTTCTTTCCCGTTGTTATGCATGTTGCAAAACTTGTTGGCATCCTGTACTTGTATACTATCGTGGCGGCAGCCGACGATATTCAAATAGTAGCGCCACAAAATTGAACCCAACAGTATTCTATTTGGCGGTTATGGCGAAGTTAGAGATCAACTTGAATGCAAGGTCGATATTTTGTAACTTTGGAGTTCATGCTACATTTAAATGTAACTTGgtatttgaattaaataataTAGAATTAATCTTTGCTTGgatgtgtcgtattttatcggaagaacatccgaggtctagcagatagactatcaGACAAAGTGCTTGTAGCTGTATAATGTTAATGATATGTATTCCTGGCATTATTCGTCTACACTACACAATTCGACTAACGACATCAATACCctatgttatatttattgacCACTGGTACAAGGTCACAGTCAGGGGCCATTTTCCTTTGTCATGATTGTCTAGGTCTATATACTCTTGCTTGGGTGACATACATGGGAAAATACACTTACAGCACTCACGTTAGATAATTTGATACATGGATAATACACTACACTGTAGTTCTGAATTCATGATTTTTCCCCATGACCTTTTGATTGGTCAATCCCGTCATTAGTATCTGTCAGTCGAATTGTAACGTCCACGCCGGagtagtagtatgtatgtatgtatgtatgtatgtatgtatgtatgtatgtatgtatgtatgtatgtatggatggatgtatgtatgtatgtatgtaagtatgtatgtatgtatgtatgtatgtatgtatgtatgtatgtatgtatgtgtgtgtgtgtgtgtatgtatgtatgtatgtatgtatgtatgtatgtatggtgtgtataattatgtatgtgtgtatatgcgTGGCAACGGTGTATGCTGGTTGACAGCCAGGTAATGTTTGTTGAGTCATGGAGGCATATCTCCGGCCCATAATTAATTAGTTGAACTTTTTAACCTGCATTGTACCAATGTAAATACATTGAATCCTAGCCTGTTGGCGGAAGTTACCGAGCATACTAGTCATAAAACAAAATTGCCCTTTTATTTCGACGCTGGTCGCATGCTTTATCAGTACCGCACTTCACCACACCAAAGCTGAGTGCACCGCAACCTAAGACAGCGAAGACTCGGATAAGGAAAAGATAAAAAGTTCTCCATTTTACTTTCATGACAGCGTTCTGGAGTTAGTAGGTGAGTATGTCACTTCCAGTCAGAGATGTTGTATGCATGGTTAGCAAAGTATGACTACGTGCGATTCGCGACTATAGTAAGCGGTTTGGCAAGTGGAGAGGGGTTTAACTAAAATAAGAACTCTGAACAACATGGGTGTAAATATCATACAGCGTACATTTACATTACTTTCTTGTTCCAAAATGATGATGTCACAGTCCTTGGAAATATGTCGTTGGAAATCTGGCGAGCAGTTATTGAAAGTTTTTTATAGTCTATAGTTATTTCATTTACGGCGTTGTATATGCAGGTGAGGCAATTCGGCAAAATTCAAAGCAAGCATGAACGGTATATCTTCTTTATCTCGACATGTTAAAGTCTACTTCAGTCAGATTTGTGAATTATGC comes from Glandiceps talaboti chromosome 11, keGlaTala1.1, whole genome shotgun sequence and encodes:
- the LOC144442129 gene encoding carbohydrate sulfotransferase 3-like codes for the protein MYNCDFSGYAKHWNTYFNWLLPKSFEQYCHPLGYSNAGSCCKKAQHRAAKIIRLLDVRDLIPLMESPDINLKVINVVRDPRAMMSSLMPIYFANWGNARKQNNKIRDVGDLNEYLTDILKQYCEQMHRNYILLNANTSLTHAWKENFIVLRFEDIVLNPKKYTDIMYSHVGIDIDKKVYEWIDNNTNATEHEHGGFGTAKKSSAVINDWQNRMTFNLVKKIQNYAVCREYMNQLQYKFIENVYMLKNGNIRLPKIKKW